Below is a genomic region from Acidimicrobiales bacterium.
CCACCGCCGTCGCCGGGGTGCGGCCCGTGCTCGACCCCCGGCCGGGCGAGTGCTGCGTGGCGTTCATCCCCGCCACGCCGCCAGTCGCCGGCTGAGCGCGGCCAGCACCCGGTCCCGCACGTCGCGCTCGCCGGGCCCGTAGAGGCGGCGGCGCAGGCCCTCCTTGGCGGCCCGCAGCCCGTCCCTCGGCACCGCCCACCCCGGCCCGGCGTCCCCGACGGCGAGCGGCGTGTCCGACCAGCCGTCCCACGGTCCGCCGGGCAGGCCGCGGGCGACGAGCGGCGGGTCCCACGTGACGTCGACCCGGACCGGCCCGGCCCACGGGGTCAGCACGGTGAGGCACTCGTGGACCTCGACGAGGTCGGCGCCCTCGGCCAGGTCGGGGTCGCCGGCCAGCACGGCGGGCACGAGCGGGCCGACGGCGAGGAGGGGCAGCGACGGCACCCCGACGGCGTCGAGGCGGCGGGCCAGCAGGGCGTGCTTGGACGCGCACGAGCCGACCCCGTCGCGCTCGGCGGCGTCGGCGTCGGGCGGCGCCGGCCAGGCGTAGGGCAGCCGGCGGACGGCCGCCGCGGCGGCGACGGCGGCGTCCCTGACCGGATCGGGCACGGCGCCATCATGTCGGCATGTGGCGAACGGAGGTGACCGAGCGGCTCGGCATCGAGGTGCCGGTGATGGTGTCGCCGATGGCCGGCGGGCCGACGACGGCCGCGCTCGTGGTCGCCGCCGGCCGGGCCGGCGCCCTCGGCTCGGTGGCCGCCGGCTACCTCACGCCCGGGCGGCTCCGCGACGAGATCCGGGCCGTCCGGGCCGGCACCGACCGGCCCTTCGCCGTGAACCTGTTCGCCCTGGGGCCGCCGGTGCCCGACCCAGCGGCCGTCGAGGTCGTGGTCGAGCGGATCGGGCCGCTGCGGGCCGAGCTCGGCCTCCCGCCCCGGCCCGAGGTGACGGCGTGGGGCGACGACCTCGCCGGCCAGCTGGAGGTCGTCCTCGAGGAGCGGCCGGCCGTCGTCAGCTTCACGTTCGGCCTGCTGCCGGAGGACGCCGTCGACCGCCTCCACGCCGCCGGCTGCCTGCTGATGGGCACGGCGACGACGGTCGCCGAGGCCGTGGCCCTCGAGCGGTCGGGCAGCGACCTCGTGTGCGCGCAGGGCGCCGAGGCGGGCGCCCACCGGGGGACGTTCCTCGGCCCGCCGGCGAGCGGCCTGGTCGGCACGATGGCCCTCGTGCCCCAGGTGTGCGACGCCGTCGACGTGCCGGTCGTGGCCGCCGGCGGGATCATGGACGGCCGGGGGGTGGTCGCCGCCCTCGCCCTCGGGGCCGACGCCGCCCAGCTGGGCACGGCGTTCCTGCGCTGCCCCGAGGCGGGCACGGCGGCGGCCCACCGGGAGGCGCTCGCCGGCGCCGACGAGGCGTCCACGGCCGTCACCGACCGGCTGACCGGGCGGTACGCGAGGGGCGTCCGCAACCGGCTGATGGAGGTGATGGCCGACCTCGACG
It encodes:
- a CDS encoding nitronate monooxygenase, whose translation is MWRTEVTERLGIEVPVMVSPMAGGPTTAALVVAAGRAGALGSVAAGYLTPGRLRDEIRAVRAGTDRPFAVNLFALGPPVPDPAAVEVVVERIGPLRAELGLPPRPEVTAWGDDLAGQLEVVLEERPAVVSFTFGLLPEDAVDRLHAAGCLLMGTATTVAEAVALERSGSDLVCAQGAEAGAHRGTFLGPPASGLVGTMALVPQVCDAVDVPVVAAGGIMDGRGVVAALALGADAAQLGTAFLRCPEAGTAAAHREALAGADEASTAVTDRLTGRYARGVRNRLMEVMADLDVPPYPVTNALTSELRRAAAAAGRADLMSLWAGQGVAMATERPAADVVADLVAGAAAVVDRLAATRD